The Stackebrandtia nassauensis DSM 44728 genome includes the window ACAGCCAGATGAAGACGCCCTTCCAGGCGGTGTAGCGCTTCTCGGGCGTCCCGGTGAACTCCAAAGTAGCCACGACGTCGGTGTTGCTGTCCCCGTTGACATCGGTGAAGATCGGCTTGGTGCCCTCGGCCAGCCGCATGTGCGGCTCGTCGCCGCTGTCGCCCTCCGTCGGGTAGTAGAGGCCGTCGGTGAACCGCACCGGCTCGACGGCGGGCTCGCGGTCGTCCAGGTCGAAACGGTACTTGTCGCCGTACAGGTAGTAGGGCCGGTTGTCGGGCGGCAGGTAGAACGCCGCCGACTTGAGGTCGAAGTCGATCTCCATGTCCTCGGCCGACACCTCGGCGCTGGGCTGCGAACCGCCCGGATCCGGTTTGCTGGCGAACCAGCCGCCCAGATACGCCACCAGGCACAGCACCAGCAGCATCACCACGACCCCGGCCACCACCGGCCACCGACGCTTCGGGGCGGGGATCGGCGCGTCGTCGGTCTCGGCCTGCTCCTGCGAGCCCTCAGTCATGCAGGCCATCTTATGGGGGCTCGGCGGCGAGGCTCTAGCCCTGGTACGGCGGGCCGAAGCGGGAGCCGTCGGCGGTCGGGGTCGGCTCGGGTACCACCAGACGGCCCGGCAGCTGGGCCACCGTGAGGCTGCCCTCGGCCACCGGCAGTTCCGGCTGCTCCAGGATCGTGGGCGAGATGTCCAGCCGCTGGTGCAGCATCCGCGACACCAGTGGCACCCGGCTGCTGCCGCCCACAAGGAACAGTCCACTGAGGTGCTGCGGGGTGAGCCCGGCGCCCTCGATGACCCGCGCGGTCTCGTCGACGGCGCGCCGCAACAGCGGCGTGGCCACCGACTCCAGTTCACCGCGGGTGATGTGCAGGGTCTCGTCGCCGCCGGGCACCGCGATCGGCGCCTGGGACGAGCGCGACAGCATCTCCTTGGCGCCGCGCACGTCCTCCCAGAACTGGCGCCGGATCCGGCGGTCCCAGCCGGTGGCCGGACGGGTCAGCTGCCGCCACAGCGTCGGGCTGCGGGGTTGCAGTTGTTTGCCGACGTGTTCGATGAGGGCCGCGTCCAGGTCGAGCCCGCCCAGGTCGGAGAGGCCGCCGTCGGAGGCGACCGTGAAACCGTTGGAGCCGTAGCGGACCACCGCGATGTCGAGGGTGCCGCCGCCGAAGTCGAACACGGCGATCGAGCCGCCGCTGCCGAGCCGCTGCCCGAGCGAGTCCACATAGTAGTGGGCGGCGGCCACCGGCTCGGTGACCAGCCGGACCTCGCCCAGCCCGGCCCACAGTGCCGCCTGGCTCAACAGGTCCCGGCGCCGGGTGGCCCATTTGGACGGCACCGTCAGCACCACCTCGGTGTCCTTGGCGCCCGACTCCCAGGCCTTGGCGGCCACCCGGGACAGGATCGCGGTCAGCAGCTGGTCGGGCCGCAGCTCCCGGTCGCCCAGCAGCACGGTGCCGTCGTCGATGCGCTGCTTGGGGTTGGGCTCAAACCGGGTCGGGTCGACCTGGGCGAGCCGCTGCGCGTCGCGTCCGACATGGATGTTGCCCTGTTCGTCGCAGAACACCGCCGAGGGCAGCACCGGCGAGCCGTCCCACAGCAGCGGTTTCACCCGGCCGTCACGGTGCCGCAGCACCGCGACGGTGTGTGAGGTGCCGACGTCGACGCCAAGGCGATACCCGGATCTCACTGCGTCGCTCCATCGGCCGGACTGGGACAGGTGCACTCATGCAACATACCGGGTATGGCACGTGCCCTCCGGAGTGAGACCGACCCTAGCCGACCTCGCCGGTCTTGGGATCCACCTTCCAGACCAGAACATCGGCGACCTTGGTCCCCGGGCCCCACAGTCGGGTCAGCAGGGTCCGCAGCTGCCGCTGGTACTTGTGCTCGGGTCCCAGCACGACGGCCTCGGCCCGCCAGACCCGCAGGTCCTCGGCGGCCTGTTCCCGGTCGGCGTCGGTCACGTTGCCGATCGAGCCGTCGTCCATCGTCTTGAGGATCCGTTTGGCGGTGGGCAGGTGCTTGCCGCTCCACTGGCCGTCGCCGGTGGAGTCGGGACCGATGAACGCGCCCAGCGGCACCGCGAACTCGAAGTCGGCGGCCTCCTGCCAGCGCTGCCCGTCGAAGGAGATGTGCTCCGAGATCGGCACCGGGACCATCGTCCCGCCTTCGTCCACATAGTCCCGCCATTCCCCGGAGGTGATGAACTCGGGGATCGGGGTGCGCGGTTCGGTGGACGGCGCCAGCGGGATCAGCGGCACCAGCGCCACCGCGAAGACCAGGTACCAGGTGCGGCGCAGTTCCCGGGCCTTGCGGGAGGCCCGGTCGAGCCCGTAGGCGACGAAGATCGCGACCACCGGCAGGATCACCAGCGCGAACCGGGTCGGGATGGTGGAGTCGAACAGCGGCAGCGGCCGCACCAGCGCGTACGGTCCCCACACGCCGGTGTGGTTGCCGTTGACGCGGATCTGGCTGCCCAGGCTCAGCGCGGCGAACACGATCGCGGTGATGCTCAGGCTGCGCAGCACCTTGTGCCGCTTGAAGAACATCAGACCCAGCACGATCGTCAGCGCCGCCAGCGGCAGCCCGAAGAAGGTGTTCTCCTCGGTGACGTTGTGCCGCAGCCGGACGTTGGGCAGCTGCACCCGTCCGCCCAGCGAGTCGCTGGGGAAGGCCGCGAACGAGGCCAGGTCGGCCGGGAAGTCCTCCGGCGGCCACGGGATGCCGCTGTAGGACTGCGGTCCCAGGAACTGCAGCCACAGCGGATAGGCCAACAGCGCCAGCGAGACCAGGCCCGCGATGGTCAAACCCTTGAGGTAGCGCGGGATCAGCGGCTTGACGACGTGCCATTCGGTGATCGCGTACACGGCGGTGAACACGGCCATGAACAGCGCCAGCAGGAACACGACCTCCTCGCCGATGAAGATCTGCACCACCAGCAGCAGGCCCAGCCACACGCTCTTGCGCAGCAGGTTGCCCGGCTCGCGCAGCCGCAGGATCGCGATGAGGATGATCGGCACCATGAACGTCGCGGTGAAGTTGAGGTGCCCGTTGGCGTGCGCGACGCTGGAGGGCCCGAAGGCGCACAGCCCGGCCGCCACCACGGAGGCCGCGGTCGTCAGTTTCAGGTAGCGCTTGAAGAAGTGGCACCAGGCCAGCGCGGTGCCGAACAGGCCCAGCGTCATCGCCAGCACGTAGGTCACCGGCGCCCCGAACAGCAGCGTGATCGGTGCGAGCACCAACCCGATGGCCACCACCGAGGTGTTGGCCATGAGGTTGACGCCGTCGGGCACGTTCAGCAGCTGGCTGAACAGCGGGTTCTCGCCGTGGGTGATGGCACGGGCGGTGTGCCCCAGCACCCACTCGAACAGGACCTGGTCGTCACCCGGGTTGTCGGCGTGATGCCGTCCGATCGGGTTGACCCACAGGCCGATCATGAGCAGGAACGAGGTCAGCAGGTATCCGGCCGCGATGAGCCGGGGTGTGGTGGCCAGGCGGCTCAGCCGCTGTCGCCGGGGTTTCTTCTCGGGTTCCTTCGCCGCGCCGGTGACGGTAGGCGGCCGTTCCTCCACCAGTTCCGCGGTCACGACACCCGCGCTTCCAGGCACTTGCCAATACTCACGGTTCAAACTCCAACATGGATAGGTGCGCCGGGGTGGCGGCGTCAGCCTACGAAACGAAACGTGAATAAAGCGCTCGTCACGGGGGACGACAGATGATGATCAGGTGACGTGTAAATGACTCAGGTGTTCAGAAGCCTGCGCGGGCCCGGTCCCTGGGCCGCGAGTTCGTCGTAGCGGTTGGCGATCGCGCAGGACTTCAGCGACAGGCAGCCGCAGCCGATGCAGTTGGTCAGCTCGTCGCGCAGGTTCTCCAGTGTGCGGATCTTGGCGTTGAGCCGGTCCTGCCAGCGCGAGGACAGCCGCTGCCAGTCGGCCTTGTTCGGGGTGCGGGCGTCGGGCAGCTCGGCCAGCGCCGAGGCGATCTCGTCCAGGCTCAGGCCCACCTTCTGGGCGGTGCGGATGAACGCGACCCGACGCAGTTCGGCGCGCGAGTAGCGGCGCTGGTTGCCGCTGGTGCGCTCGGAGGTGATGAGGCCGCGCTTCTCGTAGAACCGCAGCGTCGGTGCCGAGACCCCGGCGCGGTCGGCGAACTCGCCGACGGTCAGGTGATCCTGAAACTTCAACGTGACGTCCTTCATGTTCACTTGACCTAAAGTCAACTTCAGGTAGCAGTCTATCGACATGACAGCCACTTTCGAAACGGCGCGACAGCTGGCCCAGCGAACCGTCGTCGATCCGCGCTACCCGATCAACACCTACACCCTCGACCCGCTGTGGGTCCTGTACGACCGGATCCTGCGGATCGACTCCGCCGACCCGGACGACCCCAACCGGGACCGGTTCTATCTGTCCAAAGGGCACGGACCCGGTTCCTACTACGCGGTGCTGGCCGCCAAGGGATTCATCCCCGCCGACTGGCTGGATTCGGTGGCGGCCACCGAATCCCCGCTGGGGGCGCACCCCGACACCACCCGGGTTCCGGGCGTGGAGATCTCGGCCGGTTCACTGGGACACGGCCTGCCGCTCGGCATCGGCACCGCGCTCGGCCTTACCGCCCAGGGCATCCACGCGCCCCGCGTCTACGTCCTCATCGGAGACGCCGAGCTCGACGAGGGCTCCAACCACGAGGCGATGGCCTTCGCCGGAGCCTACGGACTGGGCAACCTGACCACCCTCGTGGTCGACAACCACTCCGCCACCCACGGCTGGCCCGGCGGCATCGCCTCCCGGTTCACCGCCCAGGGATGGACCGCCACCACGGTGGGTATCACCGACCACGACGGCCTGGCCTCCGCGCTGACCCGTCACACCAAAGCCGCCCCGCACGCCGTCATCGCCACCGTTGAGGACTGATCACCATGAACGCCACCGTTGCCGAGGCCATCGCGATGCGCGACGTCTTCATCTCCGAGACCGCCCGACTGCTCGACGACAACCCGCGACTCGCGCTGGTGCTGGCCGACATCTCCGCCGGTGAGGGCCGGTTCGCCCAGGCCGGAGTCGACCACCCCGACCGCGTCATCAACGTCGGCATCCGGGAACAGCTCATGGTCGGCGTCGCCGGCGGGCTGGCCCTGGCCGGACTGCGCCCCATCGCGCACTCCTACGCGCCGTTCCTCGTCGAACGCGCCTTCGAGCAGGTCAAGCTGGACTTCGGCCATCAGGGCACCAGCGGCATCCTGGTC containing:
- a CDS encoding Hsp70 family protein, which codes for MRSGYRLGVDVGTSHTVAVLRHRDGRVKPLLWDGSPVLPSAVFCDEQGNIHVGRDAQRLAQVDPTRFEPNPKQRIDDGTVLLGDRELRPDQLLTAILSRVAAKAWESGAKDTEVVLTVPSKWATRRRDLLSQAALWAGLGEVRLVTEPVAAAHYYVDSLGQRLGSGGSIAVFDFGGGTLDIAVVRYGSNGFTVASDGGLSDLGGLDLDAALIEHVGKQLQPRSPTLWRQLTRPATGWDRRIRRQFWEDVRGAKEMLSRSSQAPIAVPGGDETLHITRGELESVATPLLRRAVDETARVIEGAGLTPQHLSGLFLVGGSSRVPLVSRMLHQRLDISPTILEQPELPVAEGSLTVAQLPGRLVVPEPTPTADGSRFGPPYQG
- the soxR gene encoding redox-sensitive transcriptional activator SoxR, with protein sequence MKDVTLKFQDHLTVGEFADRAGVSAPTLRFYEKRGLITSERTSGNQRRYSRAELRRVAFIRTAQKVGLSLDEIASALAELPDARTPNKADWQRLSSRWQDRLNAKIRTLENLRDELTNCIGCGCLSLKSCAIANRYDELAAQGPGPRRLLNT
- a CDS encoding transketolase, whose protein sequence is MTATFETARQLAQRTVVDPRYPINTYTLDPLWVLYDRILRIDSADPDDPNRDRFYLSKGHGPGSYYAVLAAKGFIPADWLDSVAATESPLGAHPDTTRVPGVEISAGSLGHGLPLGIGTALGLTAQGIHAPRVYVLIGDAELDEGSNHEAMAFAGAYGLGNLTTLVVDNHSATHGWPGGIASRFTAQGWTATTVGITDHDGLASALTRHTKAAPHAVIATVED